In Chloroflexota bacterium, a single window of DNA contains:
- the hisB gene encoding imidazoleglycerol-phosphate dehydratase HisB has protein sequence MSNRTSVIKRDTKETRINLELNIDGSGNWEVDTGIKMFDHLLSQLAQHGIFDLTLSAAGNDQHHVAEDVAICLGKAFAEALGEKRGIVRMADASVPMDDALATVALDISGRGYTVLELPFNDNDMRGFATDLIRHFLESFAIEARMNLHVRIAYGTNDHHKAEALFKALGRALDKATRIDERICGELPSTKDLLEQ, from the coding sequence ATGTCTAATCGGACGTCTGTAATAAAGCGGGATACAAAAGAAACCAGAATCAACCTGGAGCTCAACATCGATGGCAGCGGCAACTGGGAGGTTGACACAGGCATCAAGATGTTCGACCATCTATTATCGCAGCTGGCACAGCACGGCATATTCGACCTCACCCTTTCCGCCGCTGGAAATGACCAGCATCACGTCGCCGAAGATGTGGCCATCTGTCTGGGCAAGGCATTTGCCGAGGCACTGGGAGAGAAGCGGGGTATCGTCCGAATGGCAGACGCTTCCGTGCCGATGGATGATGCCCTGGCCACCGTGGCTCTGGACATCAGCGGTCGTGGCTACACGGTACTGGAACTGCCCTTCAACGATAATGATATGCGTGGCTTCGCCACCGACCTTATCCGTCACTTCCTCGAGTCATTTGCCATAGAAGCCAGAATGAACCTCCATGTCCGCATTGCTTATGGTACAAACGACCACCACAAGGCAGAAGCGTTGTTCAAGGCGCTGGGAAGAGCGCTGGACAAGGCAACCAGAATTGACGAGCGGATTTGCGGCGAACTACCGAGCACCAAGGACTTACTTGAGCAGTAG